The window AAGTACAAAGAGAGTGCTGATGGCCAGATGAACGTGGCGGCGTGTTGCAATGTTACGGTGCTCGGCTTCGGGATTGTCGGCCCTCCCCATCTCCAGGATATCCACGCAGAACGATGTGGTGAGGGCAGTCAGCGCAGAATCGGCACTTGAGAAAGCCGCCGCCACAATTCCAGTAACGAAGATTCCCAGCACCACCTGCCCCAGGTGCCCCCTGGCCATTACCGGGAGAATGTTGTCCGACACGTCGGGGAGTGCGATGCCGTTTTGCTCCGCAAAGATCAGCAGCAAAACGCCCAGCGATAGAAAGAGCAGGTTGATTGGGGCAAAGGCCAGGCCATAGGAGATCACATTTCTCCTGGCATCCTTCAGACTTTTGATTGTCAAGTTCTTCTGCATCTGATCCTGATCCAGGCCTGTCATCACGATGGTAATGAACATCCCGCTGAAAAATTGCTTGAAGAAGTGTTGCGTGCTGGCCCAATCATCAAAGACAAAAATCCTTGCATGCCGGTTTGCGGTTATCGCGCGGAAGGTGTCATCCCAACCGAATCCGAGACGCGTCGTAACCTGCCAGATGATCAGTACCAGGGCAGTGAGGAAGAGCAGCGTCTGTATCCAGTCCGTCCAGATAATCGTCTTGATACCGCTCTTGTGGCTGTAAAGCCAGATAACCAGGATAATGCCGATAACCGTAACGACAAAGGGAACACCCCATGCATCAAAAACCAGCGATTGCAGAATAAAGGCCACCAGATAAAGCCGGGCGGCCGCCCCCACAAT of the Petrimonas mucosa genome contains:
- a CDS encoding sodium:solute symporter; this encodes MQSSFILVVIAAYFLMLMLISYLTSRKGSDNDAFFRANRSSKWYVVAFAMIGTSISGVTFVSVPGMVRNHDMTYMQMVLGFFFGYLVIAYVLLPLYYKLNLTTIYGYLGQRYGRNSYKTGAWFFLLSKIVGAAARLYLVAFILQSLVFDAWGVPFVVTVIGIILVIWLYSHKSGIKTIIWTDWIQTLLFLTALVLIIWQVTTRLGFGWDDTFRAITANRHARIFVFDDWASTQHFFKQFFSGMFITIVMTGLDQDQMQKNLTIKSLKDARRNVISYGLAFAPINLLFLSLGVLLLIFAEQNGIALPDVSDNILPVMARGHLGQVVLGIFVTGIVAAAFSSADSALTALTTSFCVDILEMGRADNPEAEHRNIATRRHVHLAISTLFVLIILLIEAVGSDSIITAIYKLASYTYGPLLGLYFCGLYTRVKPVDKWVPYVAVAAPLLCFVFETGMKLQFGYQVGYELLLVNAALTVTGLWILSLNPRKL